One window of the Planktothrix sp. FACHB-1365 genome contains the following:
- a CDS encoding iron ABC transporter permease has translation MAIAILIATPVLFVLSSIFTNSAAVWNHLATTVLPGYILNSLLLIFGVGIGVLLLGVSSAWLVTMCRFPGSRFFEWGLLLPLAAPAYILAYVYTEWLDFYGPVQTLLRDTFGWNSIDEYWFPNIRSVWGAIFLLSLTLYPYVYLLTRVAFLEQSTCTLEASRSLGCSPWKSFYSIALPLARPSIMAGLALALMETLNDFGTVQYFGVDTFTTGIYRTWFGMGERIAASQLAAVLMLFILGLILVELWSRRQAQYYQTGNRFQALNQFKLKKIRAILACIVCLIPITFGFLIPSGLLLKMTLENLDTLFNSEFLNYALHSLTLATISGLLAVIIALIMAYGVRLNSNTLMRLSTRIAAMGYAVPGSVIAVGILIPIGRLDNAIDAFMKSTFGIATGLLFSGTIMALIYAYLVRFLAVSLGAVESSLSKIKPNLDEAARSLGYGATRTLIKVHTPMMLSGLLTAGMLTFVDVMKELSATLVIRPFNFDTLAIRVYNLASDERLSEAAAPALAIVAVGIIPVIFLSLKIAQSHRS, from the coding sequence ATGGCGATCGCAATTTTAATCGCCACTCCGGTATTATTTGTATTAAGCAGTATTTTCACCAATTCTGCTGCGGTCTGGAACCATTTAGCTACAACGGTTCTACCTGGTTATATCCTCAATTCCTTATTGCTAATCTTTGGCGTTGGTATTGGGGTGTTATTGCTAGGAGTCAGTAGTGCTTGGTTAGTAACGATGTGTCGGTTTCCGGGGAGTCGTTTCTTTGAATGGGGGTTGTTACTTCCCTTAGCCGCGCCAGCTTATATTCTCGCCTATGTGTACACCGAATGGTTAGATTTTTATGGCCCAGTGCAAACCTTGCTGCGGGATACCTTTGGATGGAATAGCATTGATGAGTATTGGTTTCCTAATATTCGTTCAGTTTGGGGGGCAATTTTTTTATTATCTTTAACGTTATATCCGTACGTTTATTTATTAACTAGAGTTGCATTTTTAGAACAATCAACCTGCACCTTAGAAGCAAGTCGTTCCCTCGGTTGTAGTCCTTGGAAAAGCTTCTATTCGATTGCGTTACCTCTCGCTCGTCCGTCCATTATGGCGGGGTTGGCGTTAGCTTTAATGGAAACTTTGAATGATTTTGGAACCGTTCAATATTTTGGGGTAGATACCTTTACAACGGGGATTTATCGAACTTGGTTTGGGATGGGAGAACGCATTGCAGCCTCTCAATTAGCAGCCGTTTTAATGTTATTTATTTTAGGATTAATTTTAGTCGAACTTTGGTCACGGCGACAAGCCCAATATTATCAAACCGGAAATCGATTTCAAGCTTTAAACCAATTTAAACTTAAAAAAATACGCGCTATATTAGCTTGTATAGTTTGTTTAATCCCAATAACCTTTGGGTTTTTAATTCCCAGTGGTCTTTTATTAAAGATGACCTTAGAAAATTTAGACACTCTTTTCAATTCAGAATTTTTGAATTATGCCTTACATAGTTTAACTTTAGCAACGATTAGCGGTCTTTTAGCCGTGATTATCGCCTTAATAATGGCTTATGGAGTCCGGTTAAATTCTAATACTCTCATGCGATTATCCACGCGCATTGCAGCGATGGGTTATGCGGTTCCCGGTTCAGTCATTGCGGTTGGTATTTTAATTCCGATTGGTCGATTAGATAATGCTATTGATGCGTTTATGAAGTCTACCTTTGGGATTGCAACCGGATTGTTATTTAGTGGAACTATTATGGCATTAATTTATGCTTATTTAGTTCGATTTTTAGCGGTTTCTTTAGGAGCAGTAGAATCAAGTTTAAGTAAAATTAAACCCAATTTAGATGAAGCCGCCCGGAGTTTAGGATATGGCGCAACTCGAACATTAATTAAAGTTCATACCCCGATGATGTTGAGTGGATTATTAACGGCTGGAATGTTAACCTTTGTAGATGTAATGAAAGAATTATCCGCTACATTAGTGATTCGTCCGTTTAATTTTGATACCCTCGCTATCCGAGTCTATAATTTAGCCTCAGATGAACGATTATCTGAAGCCGCAGCACCCGCATTAGCCATTGTCGCTGTCGGGATTATTCCCGTTATTTTCCTCAGTTTAAAAATAGCTCAATCCCATCGTTCATAA
- a CDS encoding alpha/beta fold hydrolase, which produces MVYNPKFIPEQKSYTWQGYQCSYEYYPAINSINNNELALLLIHPIGVGLSGDFWHRFCQEGRKQGLNQAIYNPDLIGCGHSQMPRLAYYPEDWAEQVNYFLHNIIQKPVIILVQGALLPVAIALTQLQKKSNSNLIKGLILSGPPAWRVMTEPGSEQQQKLTWNLFFDSPIGNLFWLYARRRQFIESFSIRQLFAKAEDVDQNWLDLLEQGAKNDNSRYAVYSFLAGFWRKNYTDIMAEISIPTLAIFGTTASSISRSGFSETPEQRCQLYETGWKNCQSAIIPGRNVLPYESTAEFVEVVAKFINHP; this is translated from the coding sequence ATGGTTTACAATCCTAAATTTATTCCTGAACAAAAATCCTATACTTGGCAAGGATATCAATGTTCCTATGAATATTATCCTGCTATTAACTCAATTAATAATAATGAATTGGCTTTATTATTAATTCATCCGATAGGTGTAGGATTGTCTGGAGATTTTTGGCATCGATTCTGCCAAGAAGGGCGAAAACAAGGGTTAAATCAGGCTATTTATAACCCAGATTTAATCGGTTGCGGTCATTCTCAAATGCCAAGGTTAGCCTATTATCCTGAAGATTGGGCAGAACAAGTTAATTATTTTTTACATAATATTATTCAAAAACCTGTTATTATCTTAGTACAAGGCGCATTATTACCCGTTGCGATCGCCCTTACCCAACTTCAAAAGAAGTCTAATTCTAACTTAATCAAAGGATTAATTTTATCTGGCCCTCCCGCATGGCGAGTGATGACCGAACCTGGTTCAGAACAACAACAAAAACTCACCTGGAACCTATTTTTTGATTCCCCCATCGGTAATTTATTTTGGCTCTATGCCCGTCGTCGTCAGTTTATCGAATCTTTCTCCATTCGTCAACTCTTTGCGAAAGCAGAAGATGTTGATCAAAATTGGTTAGACTTGTTAGAACAAGGAGCAAAAAATGATAATAGTCGTTATGCAGTTTATTCATTTTTAGCCGGATTTTGGAGAAAAAATTATACGGATATCATGGCAGAAATTTCGATTCCTACCTTAGCCATTTTTGGAACCACCGCATCCAGTATTAGTCGCAGTGGTTTTTCAGAAACCCCAGAACAACGGTGTCAACTTTATGAAACAGGTTGGAAAAATTGTCAATCAGCTATCATTCCAGGGCGTAATGTTTTACCCTACGAATCAACAGCAGAATTTGTTGAAGTGGTTGCAAAATTCATCAATCACCCGTAG
- the psaB gene encoding photosystem I core protein PsaB: MATKFPKFSQDLAQDPTTRRIWYGIATAHDFETHDGMTEENLYQKIFASHFGHLAIIFLWTSGSLFHVAWQGNFEQWVKDPLNIRPIAHAIWDPQFGKPAVEAFTQAGASNPVDISYSGVYHWWYTIGMRSNGDLYQGSIFLLILAAIFLFAGWLHLQPKYRPSLSWFKNAESRLNHHLAGLFGVSSLAWTGHLVHVAIPESRGQHVGWDNFLSTLPHPAGLAPFFTGNWGVYAQNPDTASHVFGTSTGSGTAILTFLGGFHPQTESLWLTDMAHHHLAIAVLFIIAGHMYRTNFGIGHSIKEMMNSKDPLFGFKNEGPFNLPHQGLYDTMNNSLHFQLAFALAALGVITSVVAQHMYAMPPYAFIAKDYTTMAALYTHHQYIAGFLMVGAFAHGAIFLVRDYDSEQNKGNVLDRMLQHKEALISHLSWVSLFLGFHTLGLYVHNDVVVAFGTPEKQILIEPVFAQFIQATHGKALYAMDVLLSNPESIASTAWPNYGNVWLPGWLEAINSGSNSLFLTIGPGDFLVHHAIALGLHTTTLILVKGALDARGSKLMPDKKDFGYAFPCDGPGRGGTCDISAWDSFYLSMFWMLNTIGWTTFYWHWKHLGVWQGNVAQFNESSTYLMGWFRDYLWLNSAQLINGYNPYGTNNLSVWSWMFLLGHLVWATGFMFLISWRGYWQELIETIVWAHERTPLANLVRWKDKPVALSIVQARVVGLAHFTVGYIITYAAFLIASTAGKFG, from the coding sequence ATGGCAACTAAATTCCCCAAATTTAGCCAGGACTTGGCCCAAGACCCGACAACACGTCGGATTTGGTATGGGATTGCCACAGCCCATGATTTCGAGACCCATGATGGCATGACAGAGGAAAATCTTTACCAAAAGATTTTTGCCTCCCACTTCGGTCATCTCGCTATCATCTTCCTCTGGACTTCAGGCAGCCTATTCCATGTCGCTTGGCAAGGTAATTTTGAACAATGGGTCAAAGATCCTTTAAATATTCGCCCCATTGCTCACGCCATTTGGGATCCCCAATTTGGCAAACCGGCGGTAGAAGCCTTTACCCAAGCGGGTGCTTCTAACCCCGTTGATATCTCTTACTCTGGGGTGTATCACTGGTGGTACACCATCGGGATGCGCTCAAATGGTGACCTGTATCAAGGGTCTATCTTCCTGTTGATTTTGGCTGCTATCTTCCTGTTCGCAGGTTGGCTCCACCTTCAACCCAAGTATCGTCCCAGTTTGTCCTGGTTCAAGAATGCTGAATCTCGTTTGAACCACCACTTGGCAGGTCTGTTCGGGGTTAGTTCCCTGGCTTGGACAGGTCACTTGGTTCACGTTGCCATTCCTGAATCTCGCGGACAGCACGTGGGTTGGGATAATTTCCTCAGCACTCTGCCCCACCCGGCTGGTCTGGCTCCCTTCTTCACAGGCAACTGGGGTGTATATGCCCAGAACCCGGATACAGCCAGTCACGTTTTCGGAACCTCTACAGGTTCTGGAACCGCAATCCTGACCTTCTTAGGTGGCTTCCATCCTCAAACCGAGTCTCTCTGGTTGACGGATATGGCTCACCACCATCTGGCGATCGCAGTGTTGTTCATCATTGCGGGCCATATGTACCGGACAAACTTTGGAATTGGTCATAGCATCAAAGAAATGATGAATTCCAAAGATCCTCTGTTCGGGTTCAAAAATGAAGGGCCGTTCAACCTGCCACACCAAGGGTTGTACGACACCATGAACAACTCTCTGCACTTCCAGTTAGCATTTGCTCTGGCGGCGCTGGGTGTGATCACCTCTGTGGTGGCACAGCATATGTATGCAATGCCCCCCTACGCCTTCATCGCTAAGGATTACACCACGATGGCGGCGCTGTATACCCACCACCAATATATTGCTGGGTTCTTAATGGTCGGAGCTTTCGCTCACGGGGCAATCTTCCTGGTGCGCGACTATGATTCCGAACAAAACAAAGGCAATGTGTTGGATCGGATGTTACAGCACAAAGAGGCCCTCATCTCTCACTTAAGCTGGGTGTCTCTGTTCCTCGGTTTCCACACTCTGGGCTTATATGTCCATAACGATGTTGTGGTTGCTTTTGGAACTCCTGAAAAGCAAATTCTGATTGAACCGGTTTTTGCTCAATTCATTCAAGCGACTCATGGTAAAGCACTCTATGCAATGGATGTGTTGCTGTCGAACCCTGAAAGCATCGCCAGCACCGCTTGGCCCAACTACGGTAACGTTTGGTTGCCCGGTTGGTTAGAAGCTATCAACTCGGGTAGCAACTCCTTATTCCTGACGATTGGCCCTGGGGACTTCTTAGTTCACCATGCGATCGCTCTGGGTCTGCACACCACCACCCTGATTTTGGTCAAAGGTGCGTTGGATGCTCGTGGCTCTAAGCTAATGCCCGACAAGAAAGACTTCGGCTATGCCTTCCCTTGTGATGGCCCTGGCCGTGGCGGTACTTGCGACATCTCTGCTTGGGACTCTTTCTACCTCTCGATGTTCTGGATGCTGAATACCATTGGTTGGACAACCTTCTACTGGCACTGGAAGCATCTGGGCGTTTGGCAAGGAAACGTTGCTCAGTTCAACGAATCCTCTACCTACCTGATGGGCTGGTTCCGTGACTATCTGTGGCTGAACTCGGCTCAGTTAATTAACGGCTACAACCCCTACGGAACGAATAACCTGTCGGTCTGGTCTTGGATGTTCTTATTAGGACACCTGGTTTGGGCAACTGGATTTATGTTCCTGATCTCTTGGCGGGGTTACTGGCAAGAGTTAATCGAAACGATTGTCTGGGCACATGAGCGCACTCCTCTGGCGAACTTAGTTCGTTGGAAAGATAAACCGGTTGCTCTGTCTATCGTTCAAGCTCGTGTGGTTGGTTTAGCTCACTTCACGGTTGGCTATATCATTACCTACGCAGCCTTCCTAATTGCCTCGACTGCGGGTAAGTTTGGTTGA
- a CDS encoding DNA methyltransferase, translated as MTKHQFSIKMINQVLIKQIYLLNIMVNQLYYGDNLEVLRRYIKDESVDLCYIDPPFNSKRNYNQIYNNIGSEDKAQAQAFIDTWEWDDHAIHGIEEITTNYHGLFTQQCIDLIIGLRNVLGTGGLLAYLVSMTLRITEIHRVLKPTGSFYLHCDPTASHYLKLVLDAVFCSQGGDFRNEIVWCYTAPTNTRDNFPKKHDVIFRYTKSNSWKFNFEEISIPYSDETVARTKRGAGNQGLYKSKNPEHKHINRLKPNGKIPEDWWTIPRLQGNSVERLGYPTQKPEALLERIIKASSNQNDTILDAYCGCGTTVAVSQRLERKWIGIDITYQSISLILRRLEDSFGKGVLDTIKLHGIPKDIESATALANKADDRTRKEFEKWAILTYTNNRAIINTKKGADQGVDGIAYFQGDQNDPEKIIFQVKSGKVKSGDIRDLIGTMTLLNASIAIFITLDNPSKDMIKTAKSAGFYQSKYMSNSCDKVQIVTVKDIIETQKRLNIRLSLEVVKSAEKQKEVKANQMELDLDI; from the coding sequence ATGACAAAACATCAATTTAGTATCAAAATGATTAATCAGGTTTTAATCAAGCAAATTTATTTGCTAAATATAATGGTTAATCAACTTTATTATGGGGACAATTTAGAAGTTTTAAGACGTTACATTAAAGATGAATCAGTTGACTTATGTTATATCGATCCCCCTTTTAATTCTAAACGGAATTACAATCAAATTTATAATAATATTGGTTCCGAGGATAAAGCTCAAGCACAAGCATTTATTGATACCTGGGAATGGGATGATCATGCAATTCATGGAATAGAGGAAATTACAACTAATTATCATGGTTTATTCACTCAACAATGTATTGATTTAATTATAGGTTTAAGGAATGTTTTAGGAACAGGTGGTTTACTTGCTTACTTAGTAAGTATGACTTTAAGGATAACAGAAATACATCGAGTTTTAAAACCTACAGGTAGTTTTTATTTACATTGTGATCCTACCGCTTCACATTATTTAAAATTAGTATTAGATGCTGTTTTTTGTTCTCAGGGAGGAGATTTTAGAAATGAAATAGTTTGGTGTTATACAGCACCAACAAATACAAGAGACAATTTCCCTAAAAAACATGATGTAATTTTTAGATATACAAAATCAAACTCTTGGAAATTTAATTTTGAAGAAATTTCCATACCATATTCAGATGAAACAGTAGCAAGAACTAAAAGAGGTGCAGGAAATCAAGGACTATATAAATCTAAAAATCCAGAACATAAACATATCAATCGTTTAAAACCTAATGGGAAAATACCGGAGGATTGGTGGACAATTCCACGACTACAAGGAAATTCGGTAGAACGTTTAGGATATCCCACACAAAAACCAGAAGCATTATTAGAAAGAATAATTAAAGCTAGTTCTAACCAAAATGATACAATATTAGATGCTTACTGTGGATGTGGTACAACGGTTGCAGTTTCCCAAAGATTAGAGCGAAAATGGATAGGAATTGATATTACTTATCAAAGTATTAGCTTAATCTTAAGAAGATTAGAGGATAGCTTTGGAAAAGGAGTTTTAGATACGATTAAACTGCATGGTATTCCTAAAGATATAGAAAGTGCAACAGCATTAGCCAATAAAGCAGATGATCGCACTCGAAAAGAATTTGAAAAATGGGCAATCTTAACTTATACGAATAATAGGGCAATTATTAACACAAAAAAAGGTGCTGATCAAGGTGTAGATGGAATTGCTTACTTTCAAGGAGATCAAAATGACCCAGAAAAAATCATTTTTCAAGTCAAATCAGGAAAAGTAAAATCAGGTGATATTCGAGATTTAATAGGAACAATGACCCTATTAAATGCTAGTATAGCCATATTTATAACTTTAGACAATCCCAGTAAAGATATGATAAAAACGGCAAAGTCTGCTGGTTTTTATCAAAGTAAATATATGAGCAATAGTTGTGATAAGGTTCAAATTGTCACAGTTAAAGATATTATCGAAACTCAAAAAAGATTAAATATTCGTTTAAGTTTAGAAGTAGTTAAAAGTGCTGAGAAACAAAAAGAAGTGAAAGCTAATCAGATGGAATTAGATTTAGATATTTGA
- a CDS encoding ABC transporter ATP-binding protein — MIQSVILHLEDVGKQFPRSQTPAVQAVNLKLHEGDILGLLGPSGCGKTTLLRMIAGFEQPDTGTIALAGREVAGLDCWIPPEQRDVGMVFQDYALFPHLTVEKNIAFGLKNSKKKSSLGIQRRVAEVLELVGLSGYEKRYPHEISGGQQQRVALARALAPHPALVLLDEPLSNLDVQVRLRLRQELRDILKIAGTTAIFVTHDQEEALSISDWVAVMREGRLEQFGTPETIYQQPASRFVAEFVTQANFIPAKRRGDFWETEVGCFAINPYLVNAVTPDWEQLDRVELMVRQEDFILKPDDNAPVVIRDRQFLGRENHYSLQVPSGRELIARTSATTALPVGMRVKVSVPENALRVFPSRRN, encoded by the coding sequence ATGATTCAATCTGTGATTCTGCATTTAGAGGATGTCGGGAAACAGTTTCCCCGAAGCCAGACACCAGCCGTTCAAGCCGTTAACCTGAAGTTACATGAAGGGGATATTTTAGGACTGTTAGGCCCTTCTGGATGCGGGAAAACAACATTATTAAGAATGATTGCTGGATTTGAACAGCCCGATACGGGAACCATTGCTTTAGCAGGTCGAGAAGTGGCTGGGTTAGATTGTTGGATACCGCCAGAACAGCGAGACGTGGGGATGGTGTTTCAAGATTATGCGTTATTTCCCCATTTAACTGTTGAAAAAAATATTGCTTTTGGTTTAAAAAATAGTAAGAAAAAATCCAGTTTAGGGATTCAAAGACGGGTCGCTGAAGTTTTAGAATTAGTCGGGTTATCGGGTTATGAAAAACGCTATCCCCATGAAATATCCGGCGGACAACAACAACGAGTCGCCTTAGCTCGTGCTTTAGCTCCCCATCCGGCGTTAGTTTTATTAGATGAACCCTTAAGTAATTTAGATGTTCAAGTTCGTTTAAGATTGCGACAGGAATTACGGGATATTTTAAAAATAGCAGGAACTACTGCAATTTTTGTTACTCATGATCAAGAAGAAGCGTTATCGATTTCTGATTGGGTAGCGGTGATGCGAGAAGGACGCTTAGAACAGTTTGGCACACCAGAAACGATTTATCAGCAACCAGCCTCTCGGTTTGTTGCAGAATTTGTCACCCAAGCGAATTTTATTCCTGCTAAACGTCGAGGAGATTTTTGGGAAACGGAAGTGGGTTGTTTTGCGATTAACCCCTATTTGGTAAATGCTGTTACTCCTGATTGGGAGCAATTAGACCGAGTAGAATTAATGGTACGACAAGAAGATTTTATTCTTAAACCTGATGATAACGCGCCTGTTGTCATTCGCGATCGTCAATTTCTCGGACGAGAAAATCATTATAGTTTACAGGTTCCATCAGGACGGGAACTTATTGCTAGAACTAGCGCAACAACAGCACTTCCTGTGGGAATGCGGGTGAAGGTTTCTGTCCCTGAAAATGCTTTACGAGTCTTTCCGAGTCGGAGAAATTAG
- the psaA gene encoding photosystem I core protein PsaA, whose translation MTISPPEREAKVKVTVSEDPVPTSFERWSKPGHFRRDLAKGPSTTTWIWNLHADAHDFDSHTSDLEDISRKIFSAHFGHLAVIFIWLSGAYFHGAKFSNYEAWLANPTGIKPSAQVVWPIFGQEILNGDVGGGFHGIQITSGLFQMWRSSGFTNSYQLYCTAIGALVMAGLMLFAGWFHYHKRAPKLEWFQNAESMMNHHLAGLLGLGSLGWAGHQIHVSLPANKLLDAGVAVKDIPLPHEFILNPNLMAELYPSFKQGLTPFFTLNWGVYSDFLTFKGGLNPQTGGLWLTDTVHHHLAIAVLFIIAGHMYRTNWGIGHSMKEMLEAHKGPFTGEGHKGLYEILTTSWHAQLAINLALMGSLSIIVAHHMYSMPPYPYIATDYPTQLSLFTHHVWIGGFLIVGAGAHAAIFMVRDYVPANNVNNLLDRVLRHRDAIISHLNWVCIFLGFHSFGLYVHNDTMRAFGRPQDMFSDTGIQLQPVFAQWIQHIHALAPGSTAPHALASVSPVFGGGVVAVGGKVAMMPIVLGTADFMVHHIHAFTIHVTVLILLKGVLYARSSRLIPDKSELGFRFPCDGPGRGGTCQVSGWDHVFLGLFWMYNSLSIVIFHFSWKMQSDVWGTVGADGTISHITNGNFAQSAITINGWLRDFLWAQAAQVITSYGSALSAYGLLFLGAHFVWAFSLMFLFSGRGYWQELIESIVWAHNKLKVAPAIQPRALSITQGRAVGVAHYLLGGIATTWAFFLARIISVG comes from the coding sequence ATGACAATCAGTCCTCCAGAGCGTGAGGCAAAAGTAAAAGTTACGGTTAGCGAAGATCCGGTTCCTACCTCTTTTGAAAGATGGTCTAAACCTGGACATTTCCGCCGTGACTTAGCCAAAGGGCCAAGTACAACCACTTGGATTTGGAACCTCCACGCCGACGCTCACGACTTCGATAGTCATACCAGCGATTTAGAAGATATTTCGCGTAAAATCTTTAGCGCCCATTTCGGCCATTTAGCCGTGATCTTTATCTGGTTAAGTGGCGCCTACTTCCACGGCGCTAAGTTTTCAAACTACGAAGCTTGGCTGGCTAACCCTACGGGGATTAAGCCCAGCGCTCAAGTTGTATGGCCAATTTTCGGCCAAGAAATTTTAAACGGTGATGTGGGCGGTGGCTTCCACGGAATTCAGATTACCTCTGGATTATTCCAAATGTGGCGGTCTTCCGGTTTCACAAACTCCTACCAGTTGTACTGCACCGCCATTGGTGCGCTGGTGATGGCCGGTTTAATGCTGTTTGCAGGTTGGTTCCACTACCACAAACGCGCTCCCAAACTGGAATGGTTCCAGAATGCGGAGTCAATGATGAACCATCACCTGGCTGGATTGTTAGGTCTGGGTTCCTTGGGATGGGCAGGACACCAAATTCATGTGTCTTTACCCGCGAACAAGTTGCTGGATGCGGGAGTGGCGGTGAAGGATATTCCTTTACCCCATGAATTCATCCTCAACCCCAACCTGATGGCAGAACTGTATCCCAGCTTTAAACAAGGTTTAACTCCGTTCTTTACCTTGAATTGGGGAGTCTACTCTGACTTCTTAACCTTCAAAGGCGGATTGAACCCCCAAACAGGCGGTCTGTGGTTAACCGACACGGTACACCATCACCTGGCGATCGCAGTTTTGTTCATCATTGCGGGCCATATGTACCGGACAAACTGGGGCATTGGTCACAGCATGAAGGAAATGTTAGAAGCCCATAAAGGCCCCTTCACTGGAGAAGGCCATAAAGGACTCTACGAAATCCTGACCACCTCTTGGCACGCTCAGTTGGCGATTAACCTCGCATTGATGGGTTCTTTGAGCATCATTGTGGCTCACCACATGTACTCAATGCCTCCCTATCCTTACATTGCGACGGATTACCCCACGCAGTTGTCTCTGTTCACGCATCATGTGTGGATTGGTGGCTTCCTGATTGTGGGTGCGGGCGCTCACGCTGCCATCTTTATGGTGCGCGATTACGTTCCGGCCAACAATGTTAACAACTTGCTCGATCGTGTGCTTCGTCACCGCGATGCAATTATCTCCCACCTGAACTGGGTCTGTATCTTCTTGGGCTTCCATAGCTTCGGCTTGTACGTCCATAACGACACCATGCGGGCGTTTGGTCGTCCCCAAGATATGTTCTCCGATACAGGCATTCAACTCCAACCTGTGTTTGCCCAATGGATTCAACACATTCACGCTTTAGCACCCGGTAGCACGGCTCCCCATGCTTTAGCAAGTGTAAGTCCAGTGTTCGGCGGCGGTGTCGTTGCCGTCGGTGGCAAAGTGGCAATGATGCCCATCGTGTTAGGTACGGCGGACTTCATGGTTCACCATATCCATGCCTTCACGATTCACGTTACGGTTTTAATTCTGCTTAAAGGCGTTCTCTACGCCCGTAGCTCTCGCCTGATTCCCGATAAGAGTGAATTAGGTTTCCGCTTCCCCTGCGACGGCCCGGGTCGGGGTGGTACTTGCCAAGTTTCTGGCTGGGATCACGTTTTCCTCGGTCTGTTCTGGATGTACAACTCTCTCTCCATCGTGATTTTCCACTTTAGCTGGAAGATGCAATCCGATGTGTGGGGAACAGTTGGTGCGGACGGCACTATTTCTCACATCACCAATGGCAACTTTGCCCAAAGCGCCATTACGATTAATGGATGGCTGCGTGATTTCCTGTGGGCGCAAGCTGCTCAGGTGATCACTTCCTATGGGTCAGCCCTTTCTGCCTACGGTCTGTTGTTCTTGGGTGCCCACTTCGTCTGGGCGTTCAGCTTAATGTTCCTGTTCAGTGGCCGTGGCTACTGGCAAGAATTGATTGAGTCTATTGTTTGGGCTCATAATAAGCTGAAAGTAGCCCCTGCAATTCAACCTCGCGCTCTGAGTATTACTCAAGGTCGTGCGGTTGGTGTAGCTCACTACCTCTTAGGGGGAATTGCTACAACCTGGGCATTCTTCCTAGCCCGAATTATTTCAGTAGGATGA
- a CDS encoding AbrB/MazE/SpoVT family DNA-binding domain-containing protein, with protein sequence MEITKLSSQGQVTIPQILRDQYHWEAGQELIIINLGDVILLKPKKTFPETTLDEVAGCLKYQGKAKTIEEMDQAIAQGIEELWNR encoded by the coding sequence ATGGAAATTACTAAATTGTCAAGTCAAGGTCAAGTTACTATTCCTCAAATATTAAGAGATCAGTATCATTGGGAAGCGGGTCAAGAATTAATTATAATTAATTTGGGTGATGTAATTTTATTAAAGCCTAAAAAAACTTTTCCAGAAACAACATTAGATGAAGTTGCTGGATGTTTGAAGTATCAAGGAAAAGCCAAAACAATTGAAGAAATGGATCAAGCAATTGCTCAGGGAATAGAAGAATTATGGAATCGATGA